Proteins from a single region of Pseudarthrobacter sp. NIBRBAC000502772:
- a CDS encoding GNAT family N-acetyltransferase, with protein MKVTTTTLQMLQPPAWTARPLPDEARLDRADGVTPEYARFLYGLVGGPWHWTDRLEWTRQQWAEELAVPGMEFWVLYGEGVPWGYVHLQPVVAEDGTHVEVRYFGLSGQAIGRGLGGRLLEHVITAAWSLAQRCDLPPVSRVWVHTCTLDGPAALANYQSRGFVPCGTEEEDMEVAEEPPGSWMATGGR; from the coding sequence ATGAAGGTCACCACCACAACGCTCCAGATGCTCCAGCCGCCAGCCTGGACGGCGCGCCCGTTGCCCGATGAGGCGCGGTTGGACCGGGCTGACGGGGTCACTCCGGAGTATGCCCGTTTCCTCTATGGCCTGGTGGGCGGGCCGTGGCATTGGACGGATCGGCTCGAGTGGACACGGCAGCAGTGGGCCGAGGAGCTCGCCGTGCCGGGGATGGAATTCTGGGTCCTTTATGGTGAGGGCGTGCCGTGGGGCTATGTCCACCTTCAGCCCGTAGTCGCCGAGGATGGCACGCACGTCGAGGTCAGGTACTTCGGCCTTTCAGGGCAGGCGATCGGCCGGGGCCTCGGCGGCCGGCTGCTGGAACACGTCATCACGGCCGCATGGTCGTTGGCACAACGCTGCGACCTCCCGCCGGTGTCCCGCGTCTGGGTCCACACCTGCACCCTGGACGGTCCGGCGGCCCTGGCGAACTACCAGTCCCGCGGGTTTGTGCCGTGCGGGACTGAGGAAGAGGACATGGAAGTGGCGGAGGAGCCGCCCGGTTCCTGGATGGCCACCGGCGGTCGGTAA
- the uraD gene encoding 2-oxo-4-hydroxy-4-carboxy-5-ureidoimidazoline decarboxylase — MHLEQFNTAGRPEAADFLRPCLDIQRWIDELADARPYSSLDALLAAGRGAANPFTPAEIKAALAHHPRIGERAQGDSAEAKLSQSEQAGLGVADAAVAKALAEGNRTYEEKFGQVFLIRAAGRSREEILAALNTRLTHTPEAEQTIIGQQLREIALLRLEGLMGR; from the coding sequence ATGCACCTTGAACAGTTCAACACGGCCGGCCGCCCGGAGGCTGCCGATTTCCTGCGCCCCTGCCTGGACATCCAACGCTGGATCGACGAGCTCGCCGACGCGCGGCCCTATTCCAGCCTCGACGCGCTCCTTGCTGCGGGCCGCGGCGCAGCAAACCCCTTCACGCCGGCGGAGATCAAAGCGGCCCTCGCCCACCATCCGCGGATCGGCGAGCGGGCGCAGGGCGACAGCGCGGAAGCGAAGCTGTCCCAGTCGGAACAGGCCGGACTGGGCGTGGCCGACGCTGCCGTCGCCAAGGCCTTGGCGGAAGGCAACCGGACCTACGAGGAAAAGTTCGGGCAGGTGTTCCTGATCCGCGCCGCCGGCCGCAGCCGCGAGGAGATCCTGGCCGCCCTCAACACCAGGCTCACCCACACCCCCGAAGCGGAACAAACAATCATTGGCCAGCAGTTGCGGGAAATCGCACTGCTCCGACTCGAAGGACTGATGGGCAGATGA
- a CDS encoding amidohydrolase — MKLDLLLRNADIITMDERRPHATSLGIWQGRVVGLDEDVYGLDAVEVLDLHGATVTPGFIDAHCHTTWFGLGLAEVDVAAARGLDQLYALLEADMATVGATGEEKTTDQQTGWLMATGFSQTQHGGKFPDIAVLDRITGNRPLFIRHNSGHMAVVNTAALRLAGAESPSFPDPDGGVIVRDAAGRPTGLVQETAQQLIQQLILPYTLDGIEAALDRGTRYYASEGITSFTEAGIGGGWIGHSPVELAAYQRAMANGRLHARAQLMPVLDALHPLDGHGADSAGASGLDLGMYSGFGNEFLSLGPAKVFLDGSLLGETAAVSEAYCSHGHTDNSSNTGYFQADPEALRNRIETAYAAGWSIAAHAIGDRAVDLAIDIITECAEKYGPRTVPNRIEHASITRPEQVVRIAEAGIAVTPQASFFADGGDGMTASLGGERLDWAYRAASFLDAGVTVAGSSDRPVADGNVLRGMQAFVDRRTSTGYVFGNPDERLTPLQALAAYTTGAAAATGTSHIKGALTPGKLADFAVLSGSPLAVDDISGLQVLATSVAGKFTHLTPGLELTHGRPKVLQHIPSDRS, encoded by the coding sequence ATGAAACTCGATCTGCTGCTGCGTAATGCGGACATCATCACCATGGACGAGCGGCGCCCGCACGCCACCTCGTTGGGCATCTGGCAGGGCCGCGTGGTGGGCCTGGACGAAGACGTGTACGGGCTGGACGCCGTCGAGGTCCTGGACCTCCACGGCGCTACGGTGACTCCCGGCTTCATCGACGCCCACTGCCACACCACCTGGTTCGGCCTGGGCCTGGCAGAAGTGGACGTTGCAGCCGCCCGCGGCCTGGACCAGCTGTATGCCCTGCTGGAGGCGGACATGGCCACGGTTGGGGCCACCGGCGAGGAGAAGACCACGGATCAGCAGACCGGATGGCTTATGGCCACCGGCTTCAGCCAGACACAGCATGGCGGCAAGTTTCCGGACATTGCCGTACTGGATCGGATCACCGGGAACCGGCCGTTGTTTATCCGCCACAATTCGGGGCACATGGCTGTGGTCAACACCGCGGCGCTGCGGCTGGCAGGTGCCGAGTCGCCGTCGTTTCCCGACCCCGACGGCGGGGTGATAGTCCGCGACGCCGCCGGCCGGCCCACGGGGCTGGTTCAGGAGACGGCGCAGCAGCTGATCCAGCAGCTGATCCTGCCGTATACCTTGGACGGCATCGAAGCCGCCCTGGATCGTGGGACCCGGTACTACGCGTCGGAAGGAATCACCAGCTTCACCGAAGCCGGAATCGGCGGCGGTTGGATCGGACACAGCCCCGTGGAACTCGCCGCCTACCAGCGGGCCATGGCCAACGGCCGGCTCCACGCACGCGCACAGCTCATGCCAGTCCTGGATGCGCTCCACCCATTGGATGGGCACGGCGCGGATTCGGCTGGAGCCTCGGGCCTTGATTTGGGCATGTACAGCGGCTTTGGAAATGAATTCCTGTCCCTTGGGCCGGCCAAGGTTTTCCTGGACGGCTCACTGTTGGGCGAAACGGCGGCGGTCAGCGAGGCCTACTGCAGCCACGGACACACGGACAACAGCAGCAACACCGGCTATTTCCAGGCCGATCCCGAAGCGCTACGGAACCGGATCGAGACCGCCTACGCGGCGGGCTGGTCAATAGCCGCCCATGCCATCGGGGACCGGGCTGTCGACCTGGCGATTGACATCATCACGGAGTGCGCGGAAAAGTACGGGCCACGGACCGTTCCCAACCGGATCGAGCACGCGTCCATCACCAGGCCTGAACAGGTGGTCCGGATCGCGGAGGCTGGAATCGCCGTCACCCCGCAGGCCAGCTTCTTCGCGGACGGCGGCGACGGTATGACTGCCTCGCTGGGTGGGGAACGGCTGGACTGGGCCTACCGGGCGGCATCCTTTCTGGACGCCGGCGTGACCGTGGCCGGCAGCTCGGACCGTCCGGTGGCTGACGGCAACGTACTCCGCGGGATGCAGGCGTTCGTCGACCGGCGCACCTCAACCGGGTACGTTTTCGGGAACCCGGATGAGCGGCTCACACCGCTTCAAGCCCTCGCCGCCTACACCACCGGAGCCGCCGCGGCCACTGGCACGTCCCACATCAAGGGCGCACTGACACCCGGCAAACTGGCAGACTTCGCTGTCCTGTCCGGCTCTCCGCTCGCCGTCGACGATATCTCCGGACTCCAAGTGCTCGCCACTTCCGTCGCCGGCAAGTTCACCCACCTAACACCTGGCCTGGAACTGACCCACGGCAGGCCAAAGGTTCTGCAGCACATCCCATCAGACCGTTCATAG
- a CDS encoding MFS transporter: protein MPQSSVAPPATTSGPKIDKMRKIAVASVIGTTVEWYDLFLFATASALVFNKIFFPSFDALVGTMLAFGTFAAAYVARMAGAALFGHFGDRMGRKSMLLTSLLTMGAATFAIGLLPDYATIGIAAPILLLVLRVIQGLALGGEWGGAVLMVVEHSPKDKRGFYGSLVQVGVPGGTLIANLVFLIIAGIMPEEALLAWGWRIPFLASVILVAVGLYIRLTLEETPSFQAVKDAGAKAKMPLAELLRKYWKQVLLGALATISTGTAFNILVAFGLTYGKTKLGFSTNDMLIAVLAACAVGIVMLPVFGKLSDKFGRKPIIVGGIVAEIVVSFPLFWLMDTRSLAGVVFGYILLMTAFCANYGPIATFLAELFGSRVRYSGLSVAYMLAGLLGSAITPVATTALLNATGQGSSVAWFMIGSAAVSLVALLLLTETLRSNIDAIHEAPAEAADRNELARA from the coding sequence ATGCCCCAATCATCCGTTGCCCCGCCCGCAACAACGTCCGGTCCCAAAATAGACAAGATGCGCAAGATCGCAGTAGCCAGCGTTATCGGAACCACCGTTGAGTGGTACGACCTGTTCCTCTTTGCTACCGCTTCTGCCCTCGTTTTTAACAAGATCTTCTTCCCAAGCTTTGATGCACTGGTTGGAACCATGCTGGCCTTTGGCACCTTCGCTGCTGCCTATGTCGCCCGAATGGCCGGCGCCGCACTCTTCGGCCACTTCGGTGACCGGATGGGGCGCAAATCGATGCTCCTCACATCACTGCTGACGATGGGTGCCGCGACATTTGCCATCGGCCTCCTGCCGGACTATGCAACGATCGGCATCGCAGCACCGATCCTTCTGCTCGTCCTTCGAGTCATTCAGGGACTTGCCCTGGGCGGGGAGTGGGGCGGCGCAGTCCTGATGGTGGTGGAGCATTCTCCGAAGGACAAGCGCGGGTTCTACGGGTCCCTGGTCCAGGTCGGTGTCCCCGGCGGAACGCTGATCGCCAACCTCGTGTTCCTGATCATCGCCGGAATCATGCCCGAGGAAGCCTTGCTTGCATGGGGCTGGCGGATTCCTTTCCTCGCCAGTGTCATCCTGGTTGCTGTGGGTCTCTACATTCGGCTGACCCTCGAAGAGACTCCCTCATTCCAGGCCGTCAAGGACGCGGGAGCCAAAGCAAAAATGCCCCTGGCCGAACTGCTGCGCAAGTACTGGAAGCAGGTCCTTCTTGGCGCGCTGGCGACAATTTCCACCGGAACCGCCTTCAATATTCTGGTGGCGTTCGGGCTGACCTACGGCAAGACAAAGCTGGGTTTTTCCACCAATGACATGCTGATTGCAGTCCTGGCGGCGTGCGCAGTGGGTATCGTCATGCTCCCCGTTTTCGGAAAACTGTCGGACAAATTTGGCCGCAAGCCCATCATCGTCGGCGGAATCGTGGCCGAGATCGTCGTCTCATTCCCGCTCTTCTGGCTGATGGACACCCGTTCCCTCGCCGGTGTGGTCTTCGGATACATCCTGCTGATGACGGCATTTTGTGCGAACTACGGCCCGATCGCTACTTTCCTGGCCGAACTCTTCGGTTCGCGGGTCCGATACTCCGGCCTCTCCGTCGCCTACATGCTCGCCGGACTCCTGGGAAGCGCCATTACACCGGTCGCCACAACGGCGCTGCTGAACGCCACAGGCCAAGGTTCCTCCGTGGCATGGTTCATGATCGGCTCGGCTGCCGTTTCCCTCGTGGCACTGCTCCTGCTCACCGAAACGCTGCGTTCCAACATCGATGCAATCCACGAGGCCCCTGCCGAGGCTGCCGACCGCAACGAACTGGCTCGAGCATGA
- a CDS encoding RraA family protein, with protein MNGTVRLTQALGAELVSRLQSVSFPTIGHFLEEGFLDSGVRSMLRNVHLVGRAVTVRVASADAFATNRALALLEPGDVLVIETGHDTTHATVGAVTACAAQCAGAAGIVVDGVVTDIVELRSAGLPVFARGTSVLTAKRKLDANSAVNVPVLCGGVTVNPGDVVMADDNGVLVLSPEDAAAIVDLVLSTDRAEPDILRRLRSGEAIDTVLPGGME; from the coding sequence ATGAACGGCACAGTTCGTCTGACCCAGGCCCTGGGTGCGGAGCTGGTTAGCCGGCTTCAGTCCGTTAGCTTTCCCACCATCGGGCATTTCCTGGAGGAAGGTTTCCTCGACTCGGGCGTCCGGTCGATGCTCCGGAACGTTCACCTTGTTGGCCGGGCAGTGACTGTTCGCGTTGCCTCTGCGGATGCCTTCGCCACGAACCGGGCGTTGGCGCTTCTGGAACCTGGCGACGTTCTGGTCATCGAAACAGGGCATGACACCACTCATGCAACGGTGGGTGCTGTCACCGCGTGTGCAGCCCAGTGCGCCGGTGCCGCAGGGATCGTGGTGGATGGTGTGGTGACCGACATCGTGGAGCTCCGGAGCGCGGGGCTTCCGGTGTTCGCACGTGGAACCAGTGTCCTGACGGCTAAGCGCAAGCTCGATGCCAACAGTGCGGTGAATGTTCCTGTGCTGTGCGGCGGGGTGACGGTAAACCCCGGCGACGTAGTGATGGCCGACGACAATGGTGTCCTTGTTCTCTCTCCGGAGGATGCCGCCGCCATCGTCGATTTAGTCCTGTCAACGGACCGTGCCGAACCGGACATTCTGCGACGCCTGCGTTCGGGGGAGGCCATCGACACGGTTCTTCCCGGCGGCATGGAATAA
- a CDS encoding matrixin family metalloprotease produces the protein MESDSGGREFPRIRRSPSGRIPQWAIDEALSKPPAPEPWRGAPISPISAKRTVHGRKVRGRKWRSRTATVLGIALVAGLYFTPTLFERFVLPAAMPHLPGAKVPPPGFEAASAPLGLPPATSGSTAYVLQKSPDPGQAFVAYDPCRPLHYVVRPDNAPPGTDVLIQEAVSAVSAASGLQFVYDGTTSEAPSEAREAYQPARYGKQWAPILIAWSSPAEAPKLAGKVAGTGGSAYAHIPGEPYVYVAGQVTLDAPGLAETLAWPEGPAHIRAIIMHELGHVLGLDHVDDPTQLMYAENSGQFDFGDGDRAGLALLGTGECVPRL, from the coding sequence TTGGAATCAGATTCTGGCGGCAGGGAGTTTCCCCGCATCCGCCGTTCGCCCAGCGGGCGCATTCCGCAGTGGGCAATCGATGAGGCACTGAGCAAGCCGCCAGCGCCCGAGCCGTGGCGCGGTGCCCCCATCTCGCCAATCTCGGCCAAGAGGACCGTCCACGGCCGGAAAGTCCGCGGGCGCAAGTGGAGATCGCGCACCGCCACGGTCCTGGGCATCGCCCTCGTGGCGGGTCTCTATTTCACGCCGACGCTCTTCGAACGGTTTGTGCTGCCGGCAGCCATGCCCCACTTGCCGGGCGCCAAAGTGCCGCCACCAGGGTTTGAGGCCGCGTCAGCCCCGCTCGGCCTGCCGCCGGCCACGAGCGGATCCACCGCCTATGTCCTGCAGAAGTCCCCGGATCCGGGCCAGGCCTTTGTTGCCTACGACCCCTGCCGTCCGCTGCACTACGTGGTCCGGCCGGACAACGCTCCGCCAGGAACGGACGTACTTATCCAGGAGGCCGTGTCCGCGGTTTCCGCGGCCTCGGGACTGCAGTTCGTGTATGACGGAACCACGTCCGAGGCGCCATCCGAAGCCCGCGAAGCGTACCAGCCGGCGCGCTACGGCAAGCAGTGGGCGCCGATTCTCATTGCGTGGTCGTCACCGGCGGAAGCACCCAAGCTGGCAGGGAAGGTTGCAGGAACCGGTGGAAGCGCCTACGCCCATATTCCCGGCGAGCCTTATGTGTACGTCGCCGGCCAGGTGACCCTCGATGCGCCGGGCCTCGCGGAAACACTGGCCTGGCCGGAGGGACCTGCCCACATCCGCGCCATCATCATGCACGAGCTGGGGCACGTCCTGGGGCTGGACCACGTGGACGATCCCACGCAGCTGATGTATGCGGAAAACAGCGGTCAGTTCGACTTCGGCGATGGCGACCGCGCAGGGCTGGCGTTGCTGGGAACCGGGGAGTGCGTCCCGCGGCTGTAG
- a CDS encoding M20 family metallo-hydrolase, whose amino-acid sequence MTTTTAFSTQDAAFIRDFQIMSQFGSTANGGVDRQAASVPDGEQRRWLAGLLESRGFTVRFDRAGNQWGLYEAVPGAPYVVLGSHMDSQPTAGRYDGAYGVLAAAHAAFRLVEKWVSAGPDSQPLFNIAVVNWFNEEGSRFKPSMMGSSVYTGKLDLETAMAITDAGGVSVRDALDAIGCRGDYEGPEAAFCAEIHIEQGRSMEREGITIGLVHSNWAANKYEFVVHGEQAHTGSTVIADRKDALLGASMMVVAARELADKFPGVLHTSVGQLTVYPNSPVVVPSRVSLLLDLRSADEVVLSEADALLHQRIMEIETLASVTVERNHSHSWPVSPYQPEGVELAAKVAADLGLSNKTVMTLAGHDSTNMKDIVPTVMLFVPSVDGISHNEHEYTTDEDIVAGLTMLTEVASRLCSGDLEPVSTEGNRTP is encoded by the coding sequence TTGACCACCACAACAGCTTTCAGCACCCAGGACGCGGCGTTCATCCGGGACTTCCAAATCATGAGCCAGTTTGGATCAACGGCGAACGGGGGCGTGGACCGGCAGGCGGCCAGCGTGCCGGACGGCGAGCAGCGCCGCTGGCTTGCGGGTCTCCTCGAAAGCCGCGGTTTCACCGTAAGGTTTGACCGCGCCGGAAACCAGTGGGGCCTCTACGAGGCAGTGCCCGGCGCACCATACGTGGTGCTGGGTTCGCACATGGATTCACAGCCGACGGCGGGGCGTTACGACGGCGCGTACGGTGTCCTCGCCGCGGCGCACGCGGCGTTCCGGCTGGTGGAGAAATGGGTCTCCGCCGGGCCGGACAGCCAGCCATTGTTCAACATCGCGGTGGTCAACTGGTTCAACGAAGAAGGGTCCCGCTTCAAGCCGTCCATGATGGGCTCTTCCGTCTACACCGGCAAGCTTGACCTGGAAACAGCCATGGCCATCACGGATGCCGGCGGAGTGAGCGTCCGTGACGCCCTCGATGCCATCGGCTGCCGCGGGGACTATGAAGGCCCCGAGGCGGCGTTCTGCGCCGAAATCCACATCGAGCAGGGCCGCAGCATGGAGCGGGAAGGAATCACCATCGGGCTGGTGCACTCCAACTGGGCGGCCAACAAGTACGAGTTCGTGGTGCACGGCGAGCAGGCGCACACCGGCTCCACCGTCATCGCGGACCGCAAGGATGCCCTCCTGGGCGCCTCCATGATGGTGGTCGCAGCCCGCGAACTGGCAGACAAGTTCCCCGGCGTTCTGCATACGTCGGTGGGCCAACTCACCGTCTACCCGAACTCCCCTGTGGTTGTGCCGTCCCGCGTCAGCCTGTTGCTGGATCTGCGCAGCGCGGACGAGGTCGTTCTGTCAGAGGCCGATGCCCTGCTGCATCAGCGGATCATGGAGATCGAGACCCTGGCCAGCGTCACGGTGGAGCGGAACCACTCGCATTCCTGGCCGGTGAGCCCGTATCAGCCCGAAGGCGTGGAACTCGCGGCCAAGGTTGCCGCCGATCTTGGTCTGTCCAACAAGACTGTGATGACCCTGGCCGGGCACGACTCCACCAACATGAAGGACATTGTTCCCACGGTGATGCTGTTTGTGCCCAGCGTGGACGGCATCTCGCACAACGAGCACGAATACACCACGGACGAGGACATCGTCGCAGGACTGACCATGCTGACTGAGGTGGCCAGCAGGCTCTGCAGCGGAGACCTGGAGCCTGTTTCCACCGAAGGGAATCGCACGCCATGA
- a CDS encoding oxygenase MpaB family protein: protein MVRNLADIGAEGVLLAGAGRAILLQIANPAVGHGVAEHSDFMARPLDRFRATVTYVYAVVYGTEAQVAAVRRSVNRAHSAVRRKPDAGSHGYSAFDAQAQLWVVATLYDTAITVYEKIYGPLDDETADLMYRDYARIGTVLQLPADLWPADRAAFRTYWDASLLRLELDAVTAGVGRDLLYPPAGPLWLRMSMPLIRFITAGLLPDHLRAGFGLPWSDRHSRLFERTTRWSALVYPRLPRPVRHCVKNYCLGRLRTS from the coding sequence ATGGTGCGGAACCTGGCCGACATCGGCGCTGAAGGTGTATTGCTCGCCGGGGCGGGCCGCGCCATCCTGCTGCAGATCGCGAACCCCGCGGTGGGCCATGGCGTCGCCGAGCACAGTGACTTTATGGCCCGTCCCCTGGACCGCTTCCGGGCTACGGTCACCTACGTCTACGCTGTCGTTTACGGAACAGAGGCCCAGGTCGCGGCCGTCCGCCGCAGCGTCAACCGGGCCCACTCCGCGGTCCGCCGCAAGCCCGACGCCGGCTCCCACGGGTACAGCGCGTTCGATGCCCAGGCGCAATTATGGGTGGTGGCAACCCTGTACGACACCGCCATCACCGTCTACGAGAAAATCTACGGCCCGCTGGACGACGAGACGGCAGACCTTATGTACCGCGACTACGCAAGAATCGGCACCGTCCTGCAACTTCCGGCGGACCTGTGGCCGGCCGACCGCGCAGCCTTCAGGACGTACTGGGACGCGTCCCTGCTGAGACTGGAGCTGGACGCCGTCACCGCCGGCGTCGGCCGCGACCTCCTGTACCCGCCGGCCGGGCCGCTCTGGCTGCGGATGAGCATGCCGCTGATCCGGTTCATCACCGCCGGGCTGCTGCCGGACCACTTGCGTGCCGGCTTCGGGCTGCCGTGGAGCGACCGCCACAGCCGCCTTTTCGAGCGCACCACCCGGTGGTCCGCCCTGGTGTATCCACGGCTGCCGCGGCCGGTCCGGCACTGCGTCAAGAACTACTGCCTCGGCAGGCTCCGCACCTCATAG
- a CDS encoding RidA family protein: protein MLNRLATFPGMAASVGPFSQAVVAGGFVFTTGQIPLIAGTDGRPADFEGKVRQVLTNLQTVLEGAGSSLDHVVNATVYISDQSQDEEYRRIYADVFGSRAPALTSICVGIWDFSFEIQCIAVVKEGSSS from the coding sequence ATGCTGAATCGACTGGCTACATTTCCAGGTATGGCGGCCTCGGTGGGGCCTTTCTCCCAAGCAGTGGTTGCAGGGGGATTTGTCTTCACCACAGGCCAGATTCCACTTATCGCAGGGACGGACGGACGACCGGCGGACTTTGAAGGGAAAGTCCGCCAGGTTCTGACCAATCTACAGACCGTTCTTGAGGGGGCGGGCTCCAGCCTTGACCACGTGGTCAACGCGACCGTGTACATATCCGACCAGAGTCAGGACGAGGAGTACCGCCGTATCTATGCTGATGTGTTCGGTTCCCGCGCACCGGCACTCACGTCGATCTGCGTGGGGATTTGGGATTTCTCCTTCGAGATTCAGTGCATAGCTGTTGTCAAGGAGGGAAGCAGTTCATGA
- the uraH gene encoding hydroxyisourate hydrolase, giving the protein MSTSHVTTHVLDTGSGKPAAEIPVTLQALDGERWVRIAAGTTDADGRIKELGPERLPSGTYRLAFDTGKYFAATGTETFFPEVTLTFGVLESEAHYHVPLLLSPFAYSTYRGS; this is encoded by the coding sequence ATGAGCACCTCCCACGTCACCACGCACGTACTCGATACCGGCTCCGGAAAACCGGCGGCCGAGATCCCGGTAACCCTCCAGGCGCTCGACGGCGAGCGCTGGGTCCGGATCGCAGCGGGCACCACCGACGCGGACGGGCGCATCAAAGAGCTGGGACCGGAGCGGCTGCCCTCGGGGACCTACCGCCTGGCGTTCGACACGGGCAAGTACTTCGCCGCCACCGGCACCGAAACGTTCTTCCCGGAGGTGACCCTCACGTTTGGCGTGCTGGAATCGGAAGCCCACTACCATGTGCCGCTCCTGCTCAGCCCGTTCGCGTATTCCACGTACCGGGGCAGCTGA
- a CDS encoding RidA family protein: MIRRIGTADPVNALTSQSPRAVVANGLVFTSGQVPLPTVPEDGNRNFADDVRLALSNLSATLEESGSSLKHVLKITTFLTDPRLAEYNEIYADVFGDNLPARTTVMVSESNYSIEIHCIAAVADVQKPPHIRRIANAPGMAPVLGPYSQAVVANGMVFTSGQIPARSSMQDQPEDFAGKVRQTLTNLEAILLEAGSDLAHVAKVTTYLTDPDQLAEYNGVYAEAFGSTLPARTSCCVGIWDIALEIECIAFVADGPLQDPLTNGPKFVSVTQEAVQAC, translated from the coding sequence ATGATCAGGCGCATCGGCACAGCGGACCCCGTCAATGCCCTGACCAGTCAATCCCCGCGGGCCGTCGTGGCCAACGGCCTGGTATTTACCTCAGGACAGGTACCGCTGCCCACCGTCCCGGAAGATGGCAACCGGAATTTCGCCGACGACGTTCGCCTGGCGCTCTCAAACCTCTCCGCGACTCTCGAAGAGTCGGGGTCCAGCCTGAAACACGTACTGAAGATAACTACGTTCCTCACGGATCCACGGCTGGCCGAATACAACGAGATCTACGCGGACGTATTCGGCGATAACCTTCCTGCCAGAACCACCGTTATGGTGTCCGAAAGCAACTACAGCATCGAAATCCATTGCATAGCGGCGGTGGCGGACGTCCAAAAGCCACCGCATATTCGCCGCATCGCCAACGCACCCGGAATGGCTCCGGTACTGGGACCCTATTCCCAGGCCGTCGTTGCAAACGGAATGGTCTTCACGTCAGGCCAGATCCCGGCCCGAAGCAGTATGCAGGACCAGCCGGAGGACTTCGCCGGAAAAGTCCGCCAGACCCTGACCAACCTGGAAGCCATCCTCCTTGAGGCGGGCTCTGACCTTGCCCACGTCGCGAAGGTCACCACCTATTTGACGGACCCGGACCAGTTGGCCGAATACAACGGAGTGTACGCCGAGGCTTTCGGATCAACGTTGCCGGCCCGCACTTCATGCTGCGTTGGCATTTGGGACATAGCGCTGGAAATCGAATGCATTGCTTTCGTGGCGGACGGACCGCTCCAGGACCCACTTACGAACGGGCCGAAATTCGTCTCCGTTACCCAGGAAGCGGTGCAGGCATGCTGA
- a CDS encoding PLP-dependent aminotransferase family protein yields the protein MSVRSHHTELWARRAACTPSTAVREIFAAAARPGIISLAGGNPDVGSLPLAALGETSAAIIAGQGSQALQYGAGQGTEELRSQICSIMSLEGITDADPDDVSVTIGSQFGLDTVTKILCDPGDTVLTDDATYMGALGTFSVYEVDVQPVLTDSDGLIPEALQERIHALRRVGKRIKFLYTIPNFNNPTGVTLSLERRQQVVDICRDANILVVEDNPYGLLRYRGDALPAMRAANPLDVIYLSSFSKIFAPGLRLGWALVPPHLKQRFLIIGESSTLCPPAFNQMLTSAYLRDYDWQGQLNVSRAAYRLRSDAALAALSETMPDGVTWTRPEGGFFTWLTLPGSVDTQALITTAVDAGVVYFPGAAFSPTTAPSQKLRLAFSALSPDLITEGIHRLAPVLARL from the coding sequence ATGTCCGTCCGCTCGCACCATACGGAATTGTGGGCCCGACGGGCGGCATGCACCCCGTCCACGGCCGTGCGGGAGATCTTTGCCGCCGCTGCCCGGCCAGGGATTATTTCACTGGCAGGTGGAAACCCCGACGTCGGCTCCCTGCCTCTGGCTGCCCTTGGCGAGACGTCGGCTGCCATTATCGCCGGCCAGGGTTCCCAGGCGCTGCAGTACGGTGCCGGGCAGGGAACCGAGGAACTGCGGTCGCAGATCTGCTCGATCATGTCCCTCGAAGGCATCACTGACGCCGACCCCGACGACGTTTCCGTGACCATCGGATCCCAGTTTGGTCTTGACACCGTGACGAAGATTCTTTGCGATCCTGGCGATACGGTGCTGACCGATGATGCCACGTATATGGGGGCCCTGGGCACGTTTTCCGTGTACGAAGTCGACGTCCAGCCTGTTCTGACGGACTCTGACGGACTGATCCCGGAAGCCCTGCAGGAACGCATCCATGCGCTGCGGCGAGTGGGGAAGCGCATCAAGTTCCTCTACACGATTCCCAACTTCAACAATCCAACAGGTGTGACCCTGAGCCTGGAACGGCGTCAGCAGGTAGTGGACATCTGCCGGGACGCGAACATCCTCGTGGTTGAAGACAACCCTTATGGATTGCTCCGGTACCGTGGAGACGCGCTTCCTGCAATGCGGGCGGCCAACCCCTTGGACGTCATCTATTTGAGTTCCTTCTCCAAAATATTCGCTCCCGGCCTCAGGCTCGGCTGGGCGCTGGTTCCGCCTCACTTGAAGCAGCGCTTCCTCATTATCGGAGAGTCCAGCACCCTGTGCCCGCCGGCCTTTAACCAGATGCTCACCTCTGCCTATCTCCGCGACTACGACTGGCAGGGCCAGCTCAATGTCTCACGTGCCGCCTATCGGCTCCGCAGCGACGCCGCCCTAGCGGCGCTTTCGGAGACCATGCCCGACGGCGTGACCTGGACCAGGCCCGAAGGCGGCTTCTTCACCTGGCTCACACTGCCTGGGTCTGTGGATACCCAGGCGCTCATCACGACGGCGGTGGACGCCGGCGTGGTGTACTTCCCGGGAGCCGCGTTCTCACCGACCACAGCGCCGTCGCAGAAGCTGCGCCTGGCGTTCAGCGCGCTCAGCCCGGACCTCATCACCGAGGGCATCCACCGGCTGGCTCCCGTGCTGGCAAGGCTCTAG